A single window of Eisenibacter elegans DSM 3317 DNA harbors:
- a CDS encoding Sir2 family NAD-dependent protein deacetylase, whose protein sequence is MRLDIQNRYLGRGGRGVWPKPKAVLTLGIIICQKIGNGRTQKPYQRGASPSRKSQLFTFLTGAGVSAASGIPTYRGTDGIWVKGTKFDKPEEFGTFEYFKEQPE, encoded by the coding sequence GTGAGGCTTGATATACAAAATAGGTATTTGGGTCGGGGAGGGAGGGGTGTTTGGCCAAAACCGAAAGCTGTCTTAACTTTGGGGATAATCATCTGCCAAAAAATAGGGAATGGACGCACTCAAAAACCTTATCAACGAGGTGCATCACCATCGCGCAAAAGTCAGCTTTTTACTTTCTTGACAGGAGCCGGAGTTTCTGCTGCAAGCGGTATTCCTACTTATAGAGGTACTGACGGAATTTGGGTAAAGGGTACAAAATTTGATAAGCCGGAAGAGTTTGGGACTTTTGAGTACTTCAAAGAGCAGCCTGAGTAG